In a single window of the Zonotrichia albicollis isolate bZonAlb1 chromosome 23, bZonAlb1.hap1, whole genome shotgun sequence genome:
- the MRPL45 gene encoding large ribosomal subunit protein mL45, translating into MAAAMAAGLGRRAPRLCWKAAESLLRPGALPPCVLVPVRSRRKGPRLPEWARELSPEEREWRLRSAAPVFPDERIERTFFLACTAEIMDPYVPPEGDARMTSLSKDGVKQQMQKLRQTAASQLALRKIKDHDPDFSTKTFPEKAQEIFIEAHNSLANFNKQKLHSLVTERCYPDMVRGNRYKTIRWRFLESLEPPRVVHVRCEGILNRGNLYGQVTVRMHSRQILAIYDRFGRLMYGGEEIPKDVLEYVVFERYLVNPYGTWRMHGKIVPEWAPPKEPIIKTVMIPAPDPSQEHETAK; encoded by the exons ATGGCGGCCGCCATGGCGGCAGGGCTGGGCCGCAGGGCTCCGCGGCTCTGCTGGAAG GCCGCCGAGTCCCTGCTCCGTCCCGGGGCGCTGCCGCCCTGTGTGCTTGTGCcggtgaggagcaggaggaagggccCGCGGCTGCCCGAGTGGGCCCGGGAGCTGAGCCCTGAGGAGCGGGAGTGGCGGCTCCGCTCCGCGGCGCCGGTCTTCCCGGACGAGCGCATAGAGCGCACCTTCTTCCTGGCCTGCACGG cTGAGATCATGGATCCCTACGTCCCTCCCGAGGGCGATGCCCGCATGACCTCGCTGTCCAAGGACGGGGTGAAGCAGCAGATGCAGAAGCTGAGGCAAACAGCGGCCTCCCAGCTAGC cCTGCGGAAGATCAAGGATCACGACCCGGATTTCAGCACCAAAACCTTCCCTGAGAAAGCCCAGGAGATATTTATTGAGGCCCACAACTCCCTGGCAAA CTTTAACAAGCAGAAGCTTCACTCCCTGGTGACCGAGCGCTGCTACCCC GACATGGTGCGAGGGAACAGGTACAAAACCATCCGCTGGCGGTTCCTGGAGTCCCTGGAGCCCCCCAGGGTGGTGCACGTGCGCTGCGAGGGCATCCTGAACCGCGGCAACCTCTACGGGCAGGTGACGGTGAGGATGCACAGCCGCCAG ATTTTGGCCATCTATGACCGCTTTGGGCGGCTCATGTACGGCGGGGAGGAGATTCCCAAGGATGTTCTGGAGTATGTTGTGTTTGAGAGGTACCTGGTGAACCCCTATGGAACCTGGAGGATGCACGGCAAGATCGTCCCAGAGTGGGCCCCACCCAAGGAGCCCATCATTAAG ACCGTGATGATTCCAGCCCCAGATCCCTCACAGGAGCATGAAACAGCGAAGTAG